A single genomic interval of Mycolicibacterium sp. MU0053 harbors:
- a CDS encoding amidohydrolase family protein, producing the protein MPLQDWMKIISVDDHVIEHPQVWQDRLPEAHREQGPQIIETAEGHHVWRYEDQLYPQIGLNAVAGKPPSEYGMEPVRYDQMIPGCYDPAERIKDMDIDGVHGALSFPSFPGFGGGVFQRAKDKELALECVRAWNDFQVEEWCAGDPGRLIPLGILPTWDPQLAATEVERLARLGTRAVSFPDSPVPLGLPSFHHPTHWEVLWQALEAADLPVCLHFGAGGYVPGFSFQNPSPTDMAPFAVAIATFSTNLMWSTADLVYSGLLQRHPKLKFMLSEGGIGWIPYLLERLDYTWERHRWYQNISRTDRPSDLFRKHFWGCFIDDVHGVNSRELIGVENILIEVDYPHSDSNWPNSRKRIAENLINVPDHEAHRIVELNARELLRLDGGR; encoded by the coding sequence ATGCCGCTGCAGGATTGGATGAAGATCATCTCGGTGGACGACCACGTCATCGAACATCCGCAGGTGTGGCAGGACCGGCTGCCCGAGGCGCACCGGGAGCAGGGCCCGCAGATCATCGAGACCGCGGAAGGTCACCATGTGTGGCGTTACGAGGATCAGTTGTATCCGCAGATCGGGCTGAACGCGGTCGCGGGCAAACCGCCGTCGGAGTACGGCATGGAGCCCGTGCGCTACGACCAGATGATCCCGGGCTGCTATGACCCGGCCGAACGGATCAAGGACATGGACATCGACGGCGTGCACGGGGCGCTGTCGTTTCCGTCGTTCCCCGGCTTCGGTGGCGGCGTCTTCCAACGCGCCAAGGACAAGGAACTGGCCCTGGAATGTGTGCGGGCCTGGAACGACTTCCAGGTCGAGGAATGGTGCGCCGGGGACCCAGGCCGGTTGATCCCGCTGGGCATCCTGCCGACGTGGGATCCCCAGTTGGCCGCCACCGAGGTGGAACGGTTGGCCCGGCTCGGCACCAGGGCGGTGTCCTTCCCCGACAGTCCGGTCCCGCTGGGTCTGCCGTCCTTCCACCACCCGACGCACTGGGAGGTCCTCTGGCAGGCGTTGGAGGCGGCCGACCTGCCGGTCTGCCTGCACTTCGGAGCCGGCGGCTATGTGCCCGGCTTCTCGTTCCAGAATCCGTCGCCGACCGATATGGCGCCGTTCGCGGTCGCGATCGCGACGTTCTCCACGAACCTCATGTGGAGCACCGCCGACCTGGTGTATTCGGGGCTGCTGCAACGCCATCCGAAGCTGAAGTTCATGTTGTCCGAGGGTGGCATCGGCTGGATTCCGTATCTGCTCGAACGGCTGGACTACACCTGGGAACGACATCGCTGGTATCAGAACATCAGTCGCACCGACCGACCGTCGGACCTGTTTCGGAAGCATTTCTGGGGCTGCTTCATCGACGATGTCCACGGGGTGAACTCGCGCGAGCTGATCGGAGTCGAGAACATCCTCATCGAGGTCGACTACCCGCATTCGGACTCCAACTGGCCCAACAGCCGCAAGCGAATCGCCGAAAACCTGATCAACGTCCCCGATCACGAGGCGCACCGCATTGTCGAACTGAACGCACGCGAACTGTTGCGCCTCGACGGCGGTCGGTAA